Genomic segment of Methanobrevibacter sp.:
ATGACTCAAAGTATCAAAGCAAGATTTGAAATCTCCTTCAAAGACATATAGTCTCTTTAAACCTCTTGTATGAGCATGTATTTTTGCAATAGCATCACCAGTTCCACGAAGAGGTCTAAAACCAAAACTATTCGCTCCAAACTTAGCTTCCCACATTGGTTCTAATGCTAACTTACATATTTCTTGATATGAATGATTATATAGATTATTATTATAAGACTATTGATAAACTCCAATATCCTTCACCATTAGGACAATTATTAATCAGCAGATTACCATATGGCCTTAATGCTGAATATTTAGTTGATGCAGATTTATTGTGTTGTTATGTGTCATTTTTAAATAAAGAAGAATATGAAAATGAATTTTGGTCCCCATATACCTATGTCTACAAAGGAAGATGTGTCCAATTTGAGATGTTTAGAAAATTAACTTCTAAAAAATATTTTGATGACGTTAAAGGAATCTTTGATGTTGAGACAATTGAAGAATTTAAAACAAAAGTTAAATCAACCAATGATTCCTATCTCGGTCGAGGAAAAATGAAATTGGGCAATTCATTTGAATGTGTACGCCCTATTGAAGATTATATAGATTTAAATAAAATTGGTTGTGAAAGATAAAGACAAATAAATAAAATATGAGGCATAATACAATGGTTAATGAATCTTTTTATTTAGAAATAAGGAATTTAATAGCTAGTAAAACTGAAGGCAATATTGGGATTTTAAAAGAGAACCTCACAAAGATAATAAAACATTAGTACATGATATTTTATGTCTAGCCAATGCGAAACATGATGGCAACCGGTTTTTAATCATTGGTGTTGATGACCCATCAGAAGATTGCAAAATCATTGGTTTAGATGAAAAAACTGCAAAAAGAAAAAAGAAGCTGATTTAAATGATATATTGAATAATATAGAATTTAGTGGTGGAAATATCCCTATTGTTAATGTTCGCACATTGAATATAGATAATAAAGAAATTGATGTTATAATAATAAAACTCAATACTTTCACCATTTTTGTCAGTGTAGCTATGTAATTTTGGCACTGGAATTAAAAGTCTGCCGCCATCACAATAAGCATACTCACATTGAAAAATGACATTAGAATTATATTTAAATAATATATTGCCGTACAGAAGAGAATTATCTAATAAAATGTGTTGAATGGTTCTACATAATCACTTTCATTAAATTCTGTTAATTCAATTGAAAATTCGGGCACTGGTTTATACAAGGCAGTTTCTTTTGTTTCAAATTCATCCATCCAATTATCAATATCATTTAGGTAGAATTCAAATCTCTCTTCAACATCTAAATTAAGACCAAAACGTTCTTTCCACATATATTCAATATCTGCAAAATTCGCATTCTTGTCTTTAGGAGTATTTCTATCATCTGTTCTTGTATAAATGTGATAAGCTTTTACAATACCATAATTCTTTTCTAAATAGTAAGGTTTATTTTTAGTATTTTTTATTATTACAATTTAGATGCAATTGAAGGTAAATTCGCAAAATTAATAAGTAAAAACAGTTTTGATTTTAGAGGTAGGATTCGTAGCTTCCCATTTATTGTAGTGAAAAATGAAACCATGTTAAATAAATTTGTGGAATATTTAACAGATAATATAAATAAATCAGACATTCCTTCCAACACAATGTTCAATACAGGAGACCCTAATATACCTCTCCCGTGAATTTAGATAGTTTAGTGTATATTGAATCAATATTTGACGAATGAATATCAGATTATGAAAAGGTTTAAGTGGAGATTTATTTTATTATCTCCATTAACACTATTGAAGATTTTCCCAATAAAATTCATTGATTGAAAACTATGCCTAGAGATTTTATCAATCCTTAACAATTAAACCATTCCCCTCTGCAAGATTTCCTTAGCAATCTAGCGAATGTCAATTTTAAAAGCCCATAAAATCAAAGTCAATTTCTGCTCCTAAGATAGATTATTATCCTATCTACAAGTGCAATATTAACATTAATTTTATCCATTCTATTTTTCAAAATACCCTCAGTATAACCATCAAACTTAACCACATACGAACATTAGTTATAGTTTTATTAATCACCGAACAAAGAACATCTGGAAGATTAATGTCAATATTGATTCCATCAGTTCTAGACTGCCTTTAATTCTCTCCCCCAATAACTATGATTAGTGTTGTACTGTTCACCCTATTGTTCAATAATCTAATTTTAATATAATCCATAAGTCCAGTATCATCATCTAAACATTTAATGTAAACATTTATTTATTATAGTTCTTATTATATATAATGCAACATATTTCTAGAATAGGCTAAAAAAAAGTTGAAAAGAATGAATTTACTAGATACCATTATCTAAAATCTTTTCAAGATTTTCAAATTCCAAAATTCCTATTGATTTTTAAGAGATATTATCCACTGCATACACAATGTATATTCTATTTTTGAAAAATCTTATGTAAGATCTTTAAACGAATTCTATCGTGAAAGATTATCAAAGGTTTGTTAATTATCTTTCAAGAATTGATTTAACTTGAAAAATAGTTTCATATTTTAATTATAAATGTAAGACATAGAATTAAATTTTTAAGAGAATAACTATAATGTAAAATATTAAGTCATCAACTTAACATATATTGTATTATTCGTAATTGAGAGGGATTAAATGACTATTATTAAGCACATAAAAATAGAAAATTCGTTATATAAAATGAATAATGAAAGTTTTGAGGATAGATTAAATGATTTATCAAGAGTAAATATATTTGTTGGTGCAAACAATACTGGAAAAAGCAGATTTATGCGATCAATATTCTTTAATAATGGAATAACATTGAAATTTTTGCCAAATGATAAATTATTAAAAGAGTATTCAGAGAAATCTAAAGAATTCAAATCCTACGAAACTTCGATTATTAATCCATACTCAAATGAAAAACAAAAAGCTTATGATGATATAAAATCAGCATTGAAAGAAATTACCTATATTGAAGAATCCATCACCCCCTTGCCTGAATTAGTAAGTGTATATAAAACTAGAGTAAATAAGGGTATTCCCGATTATGAGCGTCTTACGATAGCATATATCAATCTTTTTGAAAAATTTTTCCCAAATCTAGAATTTAATGATCATTTATTTAAATATGATTTTTATAAAATCTATTTACCTTCATTAAGAGGATTAGTTCCCATAACTTTAAATGATGATAATCCTAATCATGAAATAAAAAAAGATTTTTATGCAGAACGAATTAAAAAAGATTATTTTTCAAATCATTCTGATATATTAACAGATATTTCTGATTTTTTAACAGCAAACATGCAAAATATTGATTCAGACACTCCAATACCCTTAGAGGAATTTGTTGAAAATTATATTTTTCCTAAAAATTCAATTATAACTGGGCAAAGATTTTACCAATATGTGAGAAACTATTTATTGGGAGATTTAGAACAAAGAGAAAGAATTAGGGAATATGAGTTATATTTATCTGAAACATTTTTTGACAACAAAAAAGTTGTTTTAATCCCAAAAGTTAATGATGATGTTTTAACTGTTAGAATTGATAATGAGGAGTATAAAATATATGAATTAGGTGAAGGCATCCAATCCATAATTTTAATAACATTACCTTTATTTTTATACTTAGAAAAATCAAAAGAAATAAATACAAATGTTCTAGTTTTTATCGAAGAACCTGAAGTGGGCCTCCATCCAAGATTGCAAAGGAAATTATTAGAAACATTATTAAGTCAAAGATTTGAAAATTATCAATTTTTCTTCACTACACATTCAAATCATTTTATGGATAAGGCATTCGAAAAAAAAGACATATCCATTTATTCCTTTGATAAAACTTTGAAGATTGAAAATAATTCCATTGCTGAATTTACAATCGAAAATGTTGGATTTAACCATTTACCAACACTAAAAAAATTAGGTGCGCTTCCATCTTCTGTATTATCACATAATTGTACTATTTTAGTTGAAGGAAGTTATGATATTTCACATTATAATTTTTATCTTGATTTATATCAAGATAAATTATTAGAATCTGGTGATATTTCAGTAAAGTTCAGATATGGCACACATTATTCTTTTTTAAGAGGAGGGGGTAAAGAAACAGCAAAAACTATTAGTGAATTTAATTCAATACAAAAGCAAAGAATTTTTACAATTTTAGATAAAGATGATAATAAAGATTATAAAAAGAATAAAATAGCTTTTGAAGATATGGGTTATAAAAACTATTGTATTTTAGAAGTAAGGGAGGTTGAAAATTTAATTTCAAAAAAAGTTTTAATTAAAATATTGAAAAGTTTAAGAGAATTAAGAAAATTAAATATTAAAGAAGATTTTGAAGAAGAAGATTATCAGAAGTCTAATTTTTATACTTTTATAACAGACATTATTATTCCCGATGAAAAACCTAATAATTTTTTTAATCCAGATACCTTTAAAAAAAAATTTGCATATAAAGAACAAGAATTTACAGAAAGTTTTGATGATCTTTCAGAACCCGCTAAAGTTCTTACTAAAAAAATATATACTTTCATTAAAGAAAATAATTCTTTGAATTTATAAAGTAATATTAATTACTAAAAATTTAGATAAAAATAAAATTATGTAATAATTTAGTTTGTGAAGGGAATCTGTTCTATGAGAACCTTCCCAAACATTCAACAATAAACTTAATTATAATTTATTACATAAGTTTAGAATAAAAATGTTATCAGTAAATAGACATAAGTAAAAGTTATTTCTTACGGGAACATCAACACATCCCCAACATTAACGGTTGCAATTTTTTTAAAAATCGAATAATGTTGGTTGTTTCGGCTCACTATATTTTTCAGATTTAACATCATGAAGATTATCTTTCTTTCTGATATGACCTATCAGTAACGGTGATTTTTCATCATGCCTTTTAATATTGCGTTTAGCTATTTCAGGTCTTCTGTTGGCGTAGCAATATTTGCAGTCACTGAAACATGTATTGTATGCTCCGATATCTCTTGACTGAATGCATTTGCATCCTTCACGCATTCCCTTGCCTTTAATATTTTTATAGGTAACATTATTTGCATGTTTCAGGATTTCTGCAGTTACACAGCTTGAAGTGTGGATATTATACTTCTCATAATTTTCTCTGCATGCACAAACTTGAGTGTAAAGATTATGGCTATCAGATATCTCACCGATTCCTTTCAATAACCTTTCCTTATCCTCAGCATTAAATGGAATTATCTTAGGCATGTTCTCTTCAACTTTCCGGTACATGTCAACAAAGCTGAATATGCATCTGTAGACATAGGGTGCAATTTCAAATGCCATATAATCAAATGTTTCGAGATGTCTTTCCATAGTATACTTTTCCGTCAGAAGTATCGGATCGTATCTCCACATTATCTTATTTCTGCCGACAATGCCAGACAGTTCCTTTAGAGTCTCAATGGATTCATCAATAGCCGGAACGTTCGGTTCTATATCCTTGCCGTAGCAGGTAATTGTATACTGGCAGAGAATATGGTATTTTTCATTAATTTCATTTATATGTTCCAGTATAGGTTGATAGTTTTTAGAGCAGAACAGAAGACAATCGACATCTTCGGGCTTTAGACTTAACCTGTAGACATCATCTTTGGAATAAGGATTTCTTGAATACGCATATTCCTCTTCAAGCCGGTTCAAGAGCCATGGAGTGTAATAGTTCACTATGTCTGTTCTTCCGCCAACGTTTATTATCATCTTATCACATACTATATTTTGGTTACAATCAAATTTTTAATTTGTGTTTTTGCCAGCATCATACTAAAGATTTTGATGATTAAATCTGGTTCATAACAACTGGATTAATTTTATACATCCACACATATTTATAATTTTTATCTGAATAACCGGTGAATTTTAACTTTTTGAACGGAAGTGCAAAAACTTTAATTACCCTGAAAAACAATAGTATAATCAGTAGTGAGAGAAAAGTAGTAGATAATTTAGTGATTGTTGGCATAATAATATCGAATTTGCAATGGGTCGTGAAAAAGATTTATTTGCAATAAATGATCGTTTTAGTGATTATTATGCATTTACAAAAGAAGCTTTTGAAGAACATAATCATACATTAACTGGAATGGGAATCAACCCTTACAGAAAATATAATATGTGCACCCCAATTCCTTCTGAAAGATATTTGATGCTTTATCATCATTTGAAATCTTTCAAAGATTATAAAAATCTTCATATGTATTTTCATGATTATCCTGAATATGGTATGTTCTCATCAGCATCACAAGTACAGTTAGATGTTTGTAAATATGATTTGGTGAAAACTATTAATATATTCTCAAAAATAGAGCCTATTAAAGCATTATTATTCTCAAATTCTGTATTGCTTGATGAAAATAAAAATGTAACCTGCTTTAGAGACGCATTGTGGGAATATTCAACTCATGGAGTAAATCCTCATAATATTGGTATGTATGATGTTGATTTTAAAAATTTAAATGATTTCCAATCATATTTGGAATCATTGAATATTTATTGTGTAATGCGTGATGGTGCTTATATTAATTTCCCATCAATGAATCTATTGGATTATTTCTCACATGAATCTGTGCGTGGAGAAGTTTATTCTAATGGGGAATATAAACAAATTGATGTTAAACCGTCAATTAATGATATTGAATATTTAAGACCATTTAAATTTATTAATTTAACATTCAGAGGTACAGTTGAGTTTAGAAGCATTTGTACACAACCAATTTCTGATTCAATGTCTGTTGCTGCGTTCCATTTGGGTTTAAAAGAAAAACTTGATGATTTAGATGAATTAATGTCTGGTGACACTTCTATTTATCAGAAAGGATTTACAGCAACTGAACTTAGAAAATTATTAATTCAAGATGAAATTCCTTCTTTCATTGATAAAAAGGAAATATGTAAATTATGTTATGATGTTGTGGATTTGGCTGCGACAGGACTTAAAGAAAGAGGAATTGGTGAAGAAGTGTTTTTAAATCCATTGTATGATCGTGTTAAAAATCATACAAATCCTGGAAAAAATATCATTTCTGTGATGCATAATAATGGAAGCATAGAAACAATTATAAATGAATATGGTAAATTAACAAATAATATTTAATTTTTTTGGGGGATATAAGTGGATTTATTAAATTTATCAAAATTATCTTCAGATGAAATTTTATCTGGCTCATTTGGTATAGAATGGGAAAGTTTAAGAGTTAAAGGGGATGGTGAATTATCTTTAACACCTCATCCTGAAGTTTTTGGTGATAAACTGACAAATCCGTTAGTTACTACAGATTTTTCAGAAAGCCAAATTGAAATAATAACTCCTACTTTTGATACTATTGATGAAGCATTCGATACTTTTTCATTAATATCAGATATTGTTAATTCTTCGCTTAAAGAAGATGAATACCTTTGGTTCCAATCAATTCCATGTATTCTTCCTTATTGGGATAAAATACCTATTGCGAAGTACTCTGAGGATGGAGAATCCTCACAGAAATATCGTGAAGATTTAGCAAAGAAGTATGGTGTTAAAAAACAGATGATTTCTGGAGTTCATTTTAACTTTTCATTTTCTGAGGATTTGTTAAAAAAAGTACAAGCTATTTATGGCAATGATTTGGATTTTAAAGAGTTTAAAAATAATGTTTATTTAAGAGTTGCTAGAAATTATTTGAGATATTGCTGGTTGATTATTTATTTAACTGGCTGTTCAATAGGATCTCATAAAACCTTTTCTAATGACTGTATCCATTTAATGGATGCTCAAGATGACTATGGTAGTTATTATTCAACAAAAGGACCTTCATTTAGAAATGCTTCTTGCGGATATAAAAACTTAATTGAGTTGTATCCTTCTTATAATTCTATTGATGAGTTTACAAGGGATATTGAAGGTTTCATTGATGATGGTGACTTATCACAGGCTAAAGAGTTATACACACAAATTAGATTAAAACCAAAAAATCCTAAGGATTTGTTAAATTCTTTAAAAAATGATGGAATTGAATATATTGAAGTAAGAACTTTGGATATCAATCCATTTTATAAATGTGGGCTTGTTAAGCATGATATGAAATTTTTACATTTATTTTTAATATATATGCTAATTAAAGATGAGTCTGATTATGCTGACTGGCAGAAAGAAGCAAAAATAAATGAAGAAAATGTTGCTGAAAAGGCTTATGTTGAATCAATGAGATTATTAAAAGATGGTGAAGAAGTCACTTTAAAAGAGTGGGCTTCAGATATTATTAATGAGATGTATGGAATGTGTGAAGTATTTGGAATATCTGAATCTCATACATTGGATTTAATGCTTAATCGTGTTTCAAATCCTGATTTGACTTACGGTAAAAGATTATTAAAATTAATTCAAGAAAATGGTTACATAAATACTCATAGTATTTTATCAAAAAATAATCAGAAAACCAGTATTAATAATTTACATAATATTGATGCTGACAAACAGGAAGAACTTAAAAAATATTCTAATGTTGTTTTAGTAGGTAAATAATGTGATAATATGGATTTTTTAAGACAAACTGAAGTAATACAATGGAAAGATGGTGAATATAAAACTATTAAAGAAAATAGTGTAGATGATGAATATACTTATTTGTTCATTGATTATTTACCTCCTCGTAAATTTTCAACTTATCCAGTTGATTTGGAAGATTTTGCTGTTGGATACTGTCTTGGTGAAGGTTTAATCAAAGATTATTCTGATATTGAATCAATTAGATTAGATGGAACAAATGTTTTGGTTTCAACCAATTTAAATCATGACCCTGAGGAGGATTTAGATCAAGATGGTATTGTTCAAGAGAAAAAAGGAAACTGTGAGCATGCTTGTGCATGTAGATTACTTGAATATCAAGGAGTAAATTCTGATAATGCTGGAGGAATCAGATCAGAGTTAAAAACTATTGAACCTAATACTTCAGATTTAAAAGTTAATGCTACTCAGATAATTAAGGATATTCAACATTTAACTGATGAAGCAAAAATCTGGCAGAAAACCGCAGGAGTTCATGTTGCACAACTTAAATTTGAAGATAAAATTATCATTAGGGAAGATGTAAGTCGTCACGTAGCAGTTGATAAAGTAATTGGGGCTGCTGCAAAAGAAGGCTATGACTTTTCAAAATGTTATATATCATATAGTGGAAGAATGCCTGCAGATATGTTAATTAAAGTAATAAGAGTTGGTATTCCAATAATTATTTCCAATGCTGCACCAGCATCATCTGGTATTGATGTTGCAAGTTTAGGTAATATCACAATGGTTGGTTTTGTTCGTGATAACAGATTCACTGTTTATACAGCACCTGAACGTGTCGAATTAGACAAATAAAAAAATTAGCATTTATTGTTAATGTTTTGGAGTTAATGAAATTTATAACTCCAGTTATTCTTTTTTTTAATAATTTTCAAAATAAAAAAATAAAAAATTAGAGTTCATTTAATGAAAATGAACTTAAATCGAGTAAATCGAATGTTAATATTTTTGGAGCAACAGTTACTTTTCCAACTCCAGTTATTGCTTTATAAGCTTCAAATGCTTCTAAACATCCAATTAAATTAGGTGTAGGTCCAATAACTGGTGGAACTCCGGAAGTTACTTTTTTTAATTCTCCAATAGTTTTATCATTTAATTCTTTACCAATTGAAGGTAAGTTAAATATTTCTTCGTATGTTTTGTCACTATTAGGTAAAAATACTGTAATTTGACCTAATGTTCCATGAATTGCTCCGTGAATGTAAGGAATTCCTTTTTCTTTTGCAGCTCTTGATACGATAACTCTGGTTAAAACGTTATCAAGTGCATCAATCACAATATCTGAATCTCCAATCACTTTTTCTATGTTTGTTTGATCAACATGTTCATTGAATGTTGTAACTTTAACATAGGGGTTTATTAATCTAACCTTTTCTGCTGCAACATCACTTTTGGTAAGACCTAAATCAGCTATTGTTGCTAATGTTTGTCTGTTTAAGTTGGATAAATCGTATGCATCTTTATCAACTAAAACAAGTTCTCCAATTCCCATTCTTGCAAGCATTTCAATGGTTTCCCCACCGATTCCACCACAGCCTATAACTGTGATTTTTGCATCTTTAAATCTTTGCTGTTCACTTCTTGTTACAATACTCATTTGACGGGAAGCAATTTCCCAGTATCCATCACCGATATATCTTGTTGGCATTTTTTCACCTATACGTTTCTTCTTATTTTTTGTAATGTTTCCATGAATTCATTTAATGCGATTTCATAATTTTCCAAATCATGTCCTTCAATTAATCCACTTTCAAAGATAGTAATATTATCTAATTCTATTTTATCACTGGTTTCGGAATTGATTTTTGAAAGTTGTTTTTTTGTATTTTCAAGGTTTATTGTAAATGGAAGTTGGTATGAAAATGATTCTTGATTATAATCAATACTAATGTATTCGTCATCATCAAGTTCTGATAAATTTAATGTAACTTTTTTAAAACCTTGCTTTTTTAATTCATCGTTTATTTGATTAAATTTATTGTCTTTTAAAATTTCATTTATGTTATCAACTTCAATTATACTTGTTTCTCCCAAATCCCTAACTTTTACAATTTCACAGTTGGTATTATCTAGAATATAATTTTCACAGTAACCTATTTTCTCAATTTTCTCATGAGTTGTTTGTGTATTTGTAGGTATTCTTGTTGCAAGGCAGGTTGTTGATCTTAAATATGGAATATTTTTATCATTTAGGTATTCATGAATTTCCTTTGAAGATAATTTCGCTTCAATGAATGGGGTTTTGAAATCTTTTGCATATGTTATAAGTATGCCTGGTCTGTCAATAACAAGATCACTTATATTATTTCCATCACAAATAAAGTCAAAACCTTCTTTTTTAGCTAATTCTTCAATTTTAGCATACATTAAGTTCCTACAAGTAAAACATCTTTTAGAATCATTTGCTAAAAAATATTCATCTTCATAAAAATTAATGTCAATAACTTCATGTTTTATTCCAAAGGATTTAGCAACTTTCTTAGTGTTTTCAACAAAGCCTTCAGGTAATAAATGGTTATCAATTGTAATAGCTATTGTGTCTTTTGCAACTTTTGAAGATAAATAAGTTATTAATGTTGAATCAGCACCACCTGAAAAACCGATAGCTACTTTTTTATCTTTTAAAATGTTTTTCACGATATTAATTTTATCATTTAAGTTCATTGTATCCCTATTAAAATAGTTAAAGAGCATCATTTTGATGCTCTTTTCTTAATGAGTTTTTAGATATTGTTTGTTTACAGGAGTTGTTTTTTTTAAACTCATTAAGTGTTTAATACATTTTTGATTTCAGAGACTATAAAACAATTTCGCAAGTTAATTGTTTTTTAATACCCGAGCTCATGGAAAAAAGCAAATCCCTTCAAAATATAACTATATAACAATAGTTATTTTTTTCCATGAATTAAGGTAGTATAGAATAATATATAAATGTTTTTATAGTGTATTGTGATTAAAATTTGATATTTGACAAATAAATTGAAATTATTTTAAACAGTGATACAATTTTTTAAATTTTTTTCAAATCTTTTGATAGAAAGGTTTATATTATTTTAAGATAATATAACAATTGTTAATTTTATTGGACGTGATATTTATTTACGATGTAATTGTTATTGGAACTGGTGCGGGAGGATCAACTGTAGCTAAAGATCTTGCATTAAATGGAAGAAAAGTTCTGATTTTAGAAAAAGGATGCAATCAAGATGATGGTAGTTATGTAAGTCATATGAAAAATAAAAAAATATATTTGGATAATCAATTGTCTGATGAGATAAGAAAAATTATGAATTTTTATCCTGGCCTTTGGATTTGACCAATATTGAGGAAGTGGGTGGAACAACAACCTCTTCAATAGGAAATGCATGTTTTTCATGTAGGGGATGTTACTCTAATTCCATTATGCAACAATTTGAAGATAAAAACTTAAACATCTTTGAAGAGCTTCTTGAAGCTAGTGGAGAGTTAAATGTCAAATATTTCCCAAAAAAATTATGGGGACATTCAACTCAATTAATTGCAGACGCAGGTCAAGAGTTAGGTTATATTGTGGAGCCAATGCCAAAATTCATTAACTTTGAAAAATGTAAATTTTGCGGACAATGTGTGAATGGTTGTCTTTTTGATGCAAAATGGGATGGAACCTATTTTGTTAAGGAAGCTTTAGAGTATGGTGCTGAATTAATTCAAGACATTAATGTATTTGAAGTGTTACATGAAGAAGGTAATGTTGTAGGTGTTGCAAGAATCAATTCCAATAATGAAAAACAAGTTTTCAAAGCAAAAAAAGTTATTGTTAGTGCAGGCGCATTAAATACTCCAATTATCCTAAAAAATTCAGGAATTAAAAATGTTGGACGTCAACTATTTTTTGACATGTTTACAACAATTAGTGGGTATCTAAAAGATGCAAATCTAAAAAATGAATTAATGATGGGTGTTAAAGCTGAATTTGGCCCATATTTCTTAACACCACATTATTCAATGCAATTGCTTCCATTGATGGAGAAAAAAGGAATTAAAGCTAAAGATTCTGATGTTATAGGATTAATGATTAAATTTGAAGATACTTGCATTGGAACAATTGATGAAAAAGGTAATATTTAGAAGACTTTGACAAAAGTCGATGTTGATATGATCAAGGAAGGTTATGATAAATCTATTAAAATATTATTGAAATTGGGTGTTAGTGAAGAGTCTATTGTTGCAACTTCTCTTAAAGGTGCGCATCCTGGTGGAACTGCTGCTGTTGGTGAAGTCCTTGATAATAACTTTGAAAGTGAAATTAAAGGATTGTACGTTTGTGATGCAAGTGTAATTCCTGAAGCTCCTGGAAGGCCACCAATTTTAACAATTGTTGCAATAGCTAAAAAAGTAGCAAAAATAGTTAATCAAAATATTTAATGGTGAAATAATGAGCTTTAATTTAAAATTTAAAGATATTGATGAAATTAGGGAATTAAAAAGTGAAAATTACACTATTAGGGATTTGTTAGATGAATTAGGGTTATCTGCTCAAACCGTTGTTGCAAAGAAAAATGGTGATTTAACTATTGAAGATAGTGTAATTGATGATGGTGATGAGATAACCTTGGTTCAAATTATCTATGGAGGATAGTTTTTTCAGATAAGTTTATATGCTGTTTGTATACTATAAAATTAATAGGGATTCTGAAATATAACAATTGTTAATTTAGTAATGTTTATTAATTACATTATGATATTAATAATTATAATTAATTTAATTAATTAATGGTGATTTATAATGAATAAAAAAATTACATTTATTTTAGTGTTAGCACTCGCTGCATGTTTAGTCATGGGTTCTGCTAGTGCTGGTATCTTCGACTTT
This window contains:
- a CDS encoding GMC family oxidoreductase N-terminal domain-containing protein, whose translation is MDLTNIEEVGGTTTSSIGNACFSCRGCYSNSIMQQFEDKNLNIFEELLEASGELNVKYFPKKLWGHSTQLIADAGQELGYIVEPMPKFINFEKCKFCGQCVNGCLFDAKWDGTYFVKEALEYGAELIQDINVFEVLHEEGNVVGVARINSNNEKQVFKAKKVIVSAGALNTPIILKNSGIKNVGRQLFFDMFTTISGYLKDANLKNELMMGVKAEFGPYFLTPHYSMQLLPLMEKKGIKAKDSDVIGLMIKFEDTCIGTIDEKGNI
- a CDS encoding MoaD/ThiS family protein translates to MSFNLKFKDIDEIRELKSENYTIRDLLDELGLSAQTVVAKKNGDLTIEDSVIDDGDEITLVQIIYGG
- a CDS encoding GMC family oxidoreductase; this translates as MTKVDVDMIKEGYDKSIKILLKLGVSEESIVATSLKGAHPGGTAAVGEVLDNNFESEIKGLYVCDASVIPEAPGRPPILTIVAIAKKVAKIVNQNI
- a CDS encoding FAD-binding protein — its product is MIFIYDVIVIGTGAGGSTVAKDLALNGRKVLILEKGCNQDDGSYVSHMKNKKIYLDNQLSDEIRKIMNFYPGLWI